A genomic stretch from Algoriphagus halophilus includes:
- the bcp gene encoding thioredoxin-dependent thiol peroxidase has protein sequence MSLEVGQMAPDFEAKIETGETIKLSDYRGKKVVLYFYPKDNTPGCTAQACNLRDNYEALQKAGYVVLGISSDAEKSHAKFIEKQSLPFSLIADPDKTVHEAYGTWVEKSMYGRKYMGTARTTFIIDEEGKIAEIIDKVKTKDHTAQILK, from the coding sequence ATGAGTTTAGAAGTAGGCCAAATGGCCCCCGATTTCGAAGCAAAAATAGAAACAGGAGAAACGATCAAACTCTCTGACTATAGAGGTAAAAAAGTAGTTCTCTATTTTTATCCCAAAGACAATACTCCTGGATGTACTGCACAGGCATGTAATTTAAGAGACAATTACGAAGCCTTACAGAAAGCAGGATATGTCGTCTTGGGTATCAGTTCGGATGCTGAAAAATCTCATGCAAAATTCATAGAAAAACAATCTCTCCCATTTTCCTTAATCGCTGACCCGGACAAAACGGTTCATGAAGCTTATGGCACTTGGGTAGAAAAATCAATGTACGGCAGAAAATACATGGGCACGGCCCGAACTACCTTCATTATTGATGAAGAAGGAAAAATTGCCGAAATCATCGATAAAGTAAAAACAAAAGATCACACAGCTCAAATCTTAAAATAA
- a CDS encoding SGNH/GDSL hydrolase family protein yields MTTKEPLTYLALGDSYTIGEGVEEKDRYPNQLVHLLNENTEKTYAKPKIIAKTGWTVDELEAGIKNEFIEGQTYDLVTLSIGVNNQYRGRSVTEYKKEFEQMLLKAIGFAGNLPNHVWVLSIPDWGVTPFASANDKDSMKVAQEIDEFNSAKKQVCEQYGVTYIDITEEYRQIGGKPEMLAGDQLHPSGLVYQSWAEQLYHSISNSL; encoded by the coding sequence ATGACTACTAAAGAACCTCTTACGTATTTGGCCTTAGGTGATAGTTATACCATCGGGGAAGGTGTGGAAGAAAAAGACAGATATCCCAATCAGTTGGTCCACTTATTAAATGAAAATACCGAAAAAACCTACGCCAAGCCAAAGATCATTGCCAAAACAGGATGGACAGTGGATGAGTTGGAAGCAGGAATAAAAAACGAATTTATAGAAGGTCAAACCTACGACCTGGTTACACTTTCCATAGGTGTCAACAATCAATACCGAGGAAGGTCGGTAACGGAATACAAAAAGGAATTTGAACAGATGCTCCTAAAAGCCATTGGTTTTGCAGGAAATCTTCCCAATCATGTTTGGGTACTTTCTATTCCAGATTGGGGAGTTACCCCCTTTGCAAGTGCAAATGACAAGGACTCCATGAAAGTGGCCCAGGAAATTGACGAATTTAACTCCGCCAAAAAACAAGTCTGTGAACAATATGGCGTTACATACATTGATATCACTGAAGAATACCGTCAAATTGGAGGAAAACCCGAGATGCTAGCAGGAGATCAATTGCATCCCAGTGGATTGGTTTACCAAAGCTGGGCAGAACAACTATACCATTCTATATCCAATAGTTTATGA
- a CDS encoding fumarylacetoacetate hydrolase family protein — protein sequence MKIICIGRNYVAHIEELQNERPTNPVVFLKPETAILKKGAPFFYPDFSQNIHHEGELVLKINKEGKYIQKKFAHRYFDEIGFGIDFTARDLQDQCKAKGLPWEISKAFNGSAPIGDFIPVSELPDLNNIDFHLTITGEVRQKGNTSLLLFDFGTIIEYVSKFFMLKKGDLIYTGTPAGVGPVKPGDRLEGFIGTKKLLDFEVK from the coding sequence ATGAAGATTATTTGCATTGGCCGGAATTATGTGGCCCATATAGAAGAATTACAAAATGAAAGACCAACCAATCCAGTGGTGTTTCTAAAGCCAGAAACGGCAATATTAAAAAAAGGTGCACCTTTCTTTTATCCAGATTTTTCTCAAAACATTCACCATGAAGGAGAATTGGTTTTGAAAATAAATAAAGAGGGAAAGTATATTCAGAAAAAGTTTGCACACCGATACTTTGATGAGATTGGTTTTGGAATTGACTTTACTGCACGAGACCTGCAGGATCAATGCAAAGCAAAGGGCTTGCCTTGGGAAATTTCAAAAGCTTTCAACGGATCTGCCCCAATAGGAGATTTTATCCCAGTCTCCGAGCTTCCCGATTTAAACAATATTGATTTCCACCTTACCATCACTGGAGAGGTACGCCAAAAAGGAAATACTAGCTTATTGCTTTTTGACTTTGGAACGATCATAGAGTATGTTTCTAAATTCTTTATGTTGAAGAAAGGTGACCTCATTTATACAGGTACACCTGCTGGAGTTGGACCTGTCAAACCAGGTGATCGATTGGAAGGATTTATTGGAACGAAAAAATTGCTTGATTTTGAAGTTAAATAA
- a CDS encoding DUF4377 domain-containing protein, whose protein sequence is MMKSLILCSTILLSIAGCQPEDDQVELWWVNSSKVDCMGVGPMKCLQIQKGSAVEPEAWKLFYDQVEGFKYEPGYLYQLQVKVTEKSAPIPADASSLQYELINVISKEKDS, encoded by the coding sequence ATGATGAAATCACTAATCCTATGCTCGACTATCCTTTTGAGTATTGCTGGATGCCAACCTGAAGATGATCAGGTTGAGTTGTGGTGGGTCAATTCTTCAAAGGTAGACTGTATGGGAGTTGGGCCTATGAAATGCCTACAAATTCAAAAGGGAAGTGCTGTTGAACCGGAAGCTTGGAAGTTATTTTATGATCAAGTAGAAGGATTTAAATATGAACCGGGCTACCTATATCAATTGCAAGTCAAAGTCACTGAAAAATCAGCCCCTATTCCAGCTGATGCTTCTTCACTCCAATATGAATTAATCAATGTGATTTCAAAGGAAAAAGACTCCTAA
- a CDS encoding DUF423 domain-containing protein: MNGRQIIMIAALSGAFAVGIGAFGAHALQETLVNNGRTATFETAVKYHFYHTLSLAFMGLILMIRPNWKSLTFSIWSMILGIIIFPGSLYILSLTGITWWGAVTPLGGVFFILGWLGLFYSALRNDQIVVD, translated from the coding sequence ATGAACGGAAGACAAATAATTATGATCGCTGCACTTTCTGGAGCATTTGCTGTAGGAATTGGTGCTTTCGGAGCACACGCTTTGCAGGAAACCTTAGTAAATAACGGAAGAACTGCCACCTTTGAAACTGCAGTAAAATATCATTTTTACCATACGCTTTCTCTGGCATTCATGGGATTGATTTTGATGATTAGGCCCAATTGGAAAAGTCTCACTTTCAGTATTTGGAGTATGATTTTAGGGATCATTATATTTCCTGGATCACTTTATATTTTATCCTTAACAGGAATCACTTGGTGGGGAGCCGTCACTCCTTTAGGTGGAGTTTTTTTTATTTTAGGTTGGTTAGGCCTCTTTTATTCAGCACTTAGAAATGACCAAATTGTTGTCGATTAA
- a CDS encoding D-alanyl-D-alanine carboxypeptidase/D-alanyl-D-alanine-endopeptidase yields the protein MTKLLSIKNLSLVLSFFCFGFHSAYAQLNRDQYLKLEEAVGDQSFFANHLSGFELYDLDSQIVLYERNSEQRFIPASTTKLLTLFSSLIILNDSTQTFRYTTSNDTIRIWGSGDPSWNYKELYQPDIRSFIAPFNTVLFSDSNQDSPAFGYGWQWDDYYYDYSAERSPFPIYGNLVQVKKSGNRPIVTPKRFQSAVYTTNKTTRELERDFHSNNFFYNPNNFRGSEEFIPFISSPELFVELASEATGKTWVYQPDSLPKDHSEWRAAPLFPILEEMMLESDNFLAEQLMWMVSDRLFQRLDTERAIEYILKTYLNDLPDEPQWVDGSGLSRHNLVTPRSMVALFEKIYRMVPDEQLFDLLPTGGVSGTIKTSYQAQTPYIFAKTGTMSNHHSLVGLIKAKSGKMYCFAFMNSNYPYKASVVRREMEKVMVMVRDML from the coding sequence ATGACCAAATTGTTGTCGATTAAAAATTTAAGCCTGGTCCTTTCATTCTTCTGTTTCGGTTTTCATTCTGCTTATGCACAACTAAACAGAGACCAATATCTAAAACTGGAAGAAGCTGTTGGAGATCAGAGCTTTTTTGCCAATCATTTATCAGGGTTTGAATTATATGATTTGGACAGCCAAATCGTACTCTATGAAAGAAATAGCGAACAGCGATTTATTCCCGCCTCCACTACCAAGTTATTGACCTTATTCTCCAGCCTGATCATTTTAAATGACTCCACTCAAACGTTCAGGTACACTACCAGTAACGATACCATTCGGATTTGGGGATCTGGAGACCCTAGTTGGAACTACAAAGAATTATACCAACCAGATATCCGATCATTCATTGCACCTTTCAATACGGTGCTTTTTTCTGATTCAAACCAAGATTCCCCTGCTTTTGGCTATGGTTGGCAATGGGACGATTACTATTACGACTATTCTGCTGAGCGCAGTCCTTTTCCTATTTATGGCAATCTGGTTCAAGTAAAAAAGTCAGGAAATCGTCCTATCGTAACACCAAAAAGATTTCAATCGGCAGTCTATACAACCAATAAAACGACTCGGGAACTAGAAAGAGATTTTCATTCCAATAATTTTTTTTACAATCCCAATAACTTTAGGGGTTCGGAAGAATTTATTCCATTTATATCTTCCCCAGAATTGTTTGTTGAGTTAGCTTCTGAGGCTACTGGAAAAACCTGGGTTTATCAGCCTGATTCATTGCCCAAGGATCATTCAGAATGGAGAGCTGCCCCCCTATTTCCAATATTGGAGGAGATGATGTTGGAAAGTGATAATTTTTTGGCCGAGCAACTGATGTGGATGGTTTCTGACCGACTTTTCCAAAGATTGGATACAGAAAGAGCAATTGAGTATATCCTTAAAACCTATCTTAATGATTTACCAGACGAACCTCAATGGGTAGATGGAAGTGGATTGAGTAGACATAATTTGGTGACCCCTCGATCTATGGTGGCGCTCTTTGAGAAAATCTATAGAATGGTCCCTGATGAACAGTTATTTGACTTGTTGCCTACAGGTGGAGTTTCAGGAACGATCAAAACAAGCTACCAAGCCCAAACGCCCTATATTTTTGCCAAAACAGGCACCATGAGCAACCATCATAGTCTGGTAGGACTTATTAAGGCTAAAAGTGGAAAAATGTACTGTTTTGCTTTTATGAACTCCAATTACCCTTACAAAGCATCTGTGGTAAGAAGGGAAATGGAAAAAGTAATGGTGATGGTGAGAGACATGCTTTAG
- a CDS encoding YggS family pyridoxal phosphate-dependent enzyme — MDIKANLETVKKTFINPDCLLVAVSKTKPLEDLKKAYDCGIRDFGENKVQELQAKQPEMPEDTRWHMIGHLQSNKVKYIAPYVYLIHGVDSFKLLKEVNKQGKKIDRIIPVLLQIHIADEESKFGFDKNELLEMFQDPNFKGLTHVQIKGLMGMATFTENESQIRKEFKGLKNLFEELKNESLPDFVQMEEISMGMSGDYLIAQEEGSTMVRIGSAIFGSRNYPH, encoded by the coding sequence ATGGACATTAAAGCCAATCTCGAAACAGTAAAAAAAACTTTTATAAACCCTGATTGCTTATTGGTAGCAGTCAGCAAAACCAAGCCACTTGAAGACTTGAAAAAGGCATATGATTGTGGTATCAGGGATTTTGGAGAAAATAAAGTGCAGGAGCTTCAAGCCAAACAACCGGAAATGCCAGAAGACACTCGATGGCATATGATTGGCCACCTTCAAAGCAATAAAGTAAAATACATCGCTCCCTATGTATACCTAATTCATGGAGTGGATTCCTTTAAACTTTTGAAAGAAGTCAACAAACAGGGAAAAAAAATAGACCGAATCATCCCGGTATTACTTCAGATCCATATTGCGGATGAAGAGTCTAAGTTTGGTTTTGACAAAAACGAATTGTTGGAAATGTTTCAAGACCCCAATTTTAAGGGGCTAACTCATGTACAAATAAAAGGTTTGATGGGAATGGCTACGTTTACTGAAAATGAATCCCAAATCAGAAAAGAATTCAAAGGGCTAAAGAATCTTTTTGAAGAATTAAAAAATGAATCCCTTCCTGATTTTGTTCAAATGGAGGAAATTTCCATGGGAATGAGCGGAGATTATTTAATCGCACAAGAAGAAGGAAGTACAATGGTTAGAATTGGTTCTGCCATTTTTGGATCGAGAAATTACCCTCATTAA
- a CDS encoding M23 family metallopeptidase translates to MKLNKYLILLLLVVQSLSGFSQEIDKGYFISPIKPGVRNYLAGNFAELRPNHFHTGLDFKTGGQEGEPILAAADGWVHRIKVSSFGYGNVIYLKHPNGKITLYGHLRNFNKELSDYMRQKMYEAQVNELEVYPEPGELPVKKGERIADSGNTGGSGGPHLHFEIRDSLDRAMDPLLFGFPEIEDNTPPTPQKIAIVPLNVDSRVNGKFQRIEVTPVYSGGSYSLPSTVKITGKVGLEIQSYDRLDGASNRNGFANFDISDESGLVYSLVVDKVDFNYTRQFLLHTHQNKFTKLYKQDELKFDFFSSKDPETGHLELEPGSKKTYQLALTDAYGNTRKISIPLQGQDLEHNVNDGSAPSRAVVSYIGNILKVKAPISPNGGLAKFYVGAHIFEMLPAYQDSQSRTYLWDMNFGIPEEIDVCSEVVIVGINAKIQADSEQLFADKNVKIRFTERTLLDDLFLRINQTGSPSSPKLEINEPSDYLWSDMEVTWNVPGYTGDKERVHVYLQSSNGKKSFVGGVWEGQSIRFKTRNFGTFVLATDEEKPTITPVRVNSSGLRFTIRDNNSGIDSFEAHVNGEWLLMRYEYKQAVIWSEKLTNEALKGPVILKVKDQAGNVSEWKGTL, encoded by the coding sequence TTGAAGTTAAATAAGTACCTCATACTTCTTCTTTTAGTAGTTCAATCCCTCTCTGGCTTTTCTCAAGAGATTGACAAAGGATATTTTATATCTCCCATTAAACCGGGAGTTAGAAATTACCTTGCCGGAAACTTTGCAGAGTTAAGACCGAATCACTTTCACACTGGGCTTGACTTTAAAACCGGAGGCCAAGAGGGCGAGCCCATTCTTGCCGCAGCTGATGGATGGGTGCATAGAATTAAAGTTTCTTCCTTTGGGTATGGCAACGTGATTTACCTCAAGCATCCAAATGGCAAAATCACGCTTTATGGCCATTTAAGGAATTTCAATAAAGAGCTGAGCGATTACATGAGACAGAAAATGTATGAGGCTCAAGTAAATGAATTAGAGGTTTATCCAGAACCCGGAGAACTTCCTGTCAAAAAAGGAGAACGAATTGCAGATAGTGGAAACACAGGGGGATCAGGTGGCCCTCACCTCCATTTTGAAATCAGAGATAGTTTGGACAGAGCCATGGATCCATTACTCTTTGGTTTTCCTGAAATCGAAGATAACACTCCTCCTACCCCACAAAAAATCGCAATCGTTCCATTAAACGTAGACTCACGAGTGAATGGAAAATTTCAGCGAATTGAAGTTACACCTGTGTATTCAGGTGGATCATATTCCTTGCCTTCTACTGTTAAAATAACAGGTAAAGTAGGATTGGAAATTCAAAGTTATGACCGTTTAGATGGGGCCAGTAACCGGAATGGGTTTGCGAATTTTGACATCTCAGATGAATCAGGATTGGTGTATTCATTGGTAGTAGACAAGGTAGACTTCAATTACACACGACAATTTTTGCTACATACCCACCAAAACAAATTCACCAAGCTGTATAAACAGGATGAATTGAAATTTGACTTTTTTAGTTCTAAAGATCCAGAGACAGGGCATTTGGAATTAGAACCAGGTAGTAAGAAAACCTATCAATTGGCATTGACAGATGCCTATGGGAATACTCGAAAAATCTCCATCCCTCTTCAAGGCCAAGATTTAGAACATAATGTCAATGATGGTTCGGCTCCTTCAAGGGCAGTAGTTTCCTATATTGGAAATATTCTCAAAGTAAAAGCGCCCATTTCTCCCAATGGTGGGCTCGCCAAGTTTTATGTAGGTGCACATATTTTTGAAATGCTCCCTGCTTACCAGGACTCTCAAAGCAGGACTTATTTATGGGACATGAATTTTGGAATTCCAGAGGAAATCGATGTTTGCTCAGAAGTAGTAATTGTGGGAATTAATGCAAAAATACAAGCGGATTCAGAACAGCTTTTTGCGGATAAAAATGTAAAAATACGATTCACTGAAAGAACCTTGTTAGACGATCTTTTCCTCCGAATCAACCAAACCGGAAGCCCTTCTTCTCCGAAGCTTGAAATCAACGAACCTTCAGATTATTTATGGAGTGACATGGAAGTTACTTGGAATGTACCGGGCTATACTGGAGATAAAGAACGAGTACATGTATACCTTCAATCTTCCAATGGGAAGAAGTCATTTGTAGGTGGAGTTTGGGAAGGTCAATCAATCCGTTTTAAAACCAGAAATTTTGGTACTTTTGTTCTAGCCACCGACGAAGAAAAACCTACCATCACACCGGTAAGAGTCAATTCTTCTGGATTGCGATTTACAATTCGAGACAATAATTCTGGAATTGACAGCTTTGAGGCCCATGTCAATGGCGAATGGCTATTGATGCGCTACGAATACAAACAAGCAGTCATCTGGTCGGAAAAGCTTACCAATGAAGCTTTAAAAGGTCCGGTTATTTTAAAAGTGAAGGACCAGGCAGGAAATGTATCCGAATGGAAAGGCACTTTATAA
- a CDS encoding S66 peptidase family protein, producing the protein MQKREFLKSLGLLAGSFSALSFSSPSGKDFAKIILPKSIKKGDTVGLISPSAATADRMQFTFAKEALEGLGFQVKFGENLMNRRGHLAGTDQERADDLNEMFADDQVKAIVSIRGGSGAARILPLIDYKQISRHPKPLLGYSDITALHCAIHSQTGLITFHGPMGSGSWNSFNVAQFQKLFFEREQMTFENIHPETDDLVVKSNRTQTLKGGIVEGRILGGNLTVLTAISGSDYYPDFKDAILFIEDVGEDPYRMDRMMSTLKLNGTLDKIKGFIFGQCSDCEPGGGYGSLTLDQVLDDYILPLDIPAYTGAMIGHISKQFIVPVGAKVSMNADQGTFKLMENVFEN; encoded by the coding sequence ATGCAAAAACGAGAATTTCTCAAATCACTTGGATTACTTGCGGGTTCATTTTCCGCGCTTTCTTTTTCATCCCCATCAGGTAAAGACTTCGCGAAGATTATTCTTCCAAAATCGATAAAAAAAGGAGATACGGTGGGCTTGATTTCCCCCTCTGCTGCCACAGCTGACCGAATGCAATTTACTTTCGCTAAAGAAGCCTTGGAAGGGTTAGGCTTTCAAGTCAAATTTGGGGAAAACCTGATGAACCGAAGAGGACATCTTGCAGGCACAGATCAAGAGCGAGCGGATGACCTAAATGAAATGTTTGCAGATGATCAAGTAAAAGCCATTGTTAGCATTAGAGGTGGCTCTGGCGCAGCTAGAATATTACCTCTGATCGATTATAAGCAGATCTCCCGTCATCCAAAACCACTTTTGGGATATTCTGATATTACTGCTTTACACTGTGCCATTCATTCCCAAACAGGATTAATCACATTTCATGGCCCAATGGGGTCTGGAAGCTGGAATAGTTTTAATGTAGCGCAGTTTCAAAAGTTATTCTTTGAACGGGAACAAATGACTTTTGAAAATATCCATCCTGAGACCGATGACTTAGTGGTAAAATCCAATAGAACACAAACGCTAAAAGGAGGAATTGTGGAAGGTAGAATCCTAGGTGGAAATCTGACAGTGTTAACTGCAATTTCTGGTTCTGACTATTATCCTGACTTCAAGGATGCCATCCTGTTTATCGAAGATGTTGGAGAAGACCCCTACAGAATGGATAGAATGATGAGTACCTTAAAATTGAATGGAACTTTAGATAAAATAAAAGGCTTCATTTTTGGCCAATGCTCGGATTGCGAGCCTGGAGGAGGTTACGGATCACTAACCCTAGACCAAGTGCTGGATGATTACATCCTCCCCTTAGACATTCCTGCTTACACAGGTGCAATGATTGGCCATATATCCAAGCAATTCATCGTCCCAGTGGGAGCAAAAGTATCTATGAATGCGGATCAAGGTACTTTTAAGCTAATGGAAAATGTATTTGAAAATTAA